In Acidobacteriota bacterium, a single genomic region encodes these proteins:
- a CDS encoding GTP-binding protein gives MNVPQKIPVTILTGFLGSGKTTLLNRILREEHGKRIAVIENEFGEVGIDQALVINADEEIFEMSNGCICCTVRGDLIRVLGNLMKRRDKFDYVLVETTGLADPGPVAQTFFMDDEIRAEFELDGIVTLVDAAHIEQQLGRSDESTEQVAFADVLVLNKTDLVVDDALDKIEVRLREMNRMARVIRSEMADVSVETVLNLAAFDLDQALERRPTFLEPEYPFEWTGVYSLDTGRYELSLAEGPDPAMSLVIVPDLGTDDSALREGAEWCVRRYAEPADDIRPGDEIPVGKHLNLLLDSPGRKSFFLEVDTQVRVGLYAQHTAEEFDLQLRSANGAAVGPNGSPPSGPATPTGNGAPHLNGVIPPEVERTWVAQHEHDDEVGSIAIETEGDVDPGRLNAWLGQLLRERGVDIFRMKGFISLAGESRRFVFQGVHMLFDGQPDRPWGDTPRRNQLIFIGRNLDERSMRLGFEACLI, from the coding sequence ATGAACGTACCCCAGAAAATCCCCGTCACGATCCTCACCGGCTTCCTCGGCTCCGGCAAGACGACCCTGCTGAACCGGATCCTGAGGGAGGAACACGGCAAACGCATCGCCGTGATCGAAAATGAGTTCGGAGAGGTCGGCATCGACCAGGCGCTCGTCATCAACGCTGACGAGGAGATCTTCGAGATGTCTAACGGCTGCATCTGCTGCACGGTGCGTGGAGACCTGATTCGCGTGCTCGGCAACCTCATGAAGCGCAGGGACAAGTTCGACTACGTGCTGGTGGAAACCACGGGGCTCGCTGATCCCGGTCCGGTGGCCCAGACCTTCTTCATGGACGACGAGATTCGCGCGGAGTTCGAGCTGGACGGGATCGTCACGCTTGTCGACGCAGCCCACATCGAGCAGCAACTCGGCCGAAGCGACGAGAGCACGGAACAGGTCGCGTTCGCGGACGTCCTCGTTCTCAACAAGACGGATCTCGTCGTCGACGACGCGCTCGACAAGATCGAGGTCCGGCTCCGGGAAATGAACCGAATGGCGCGAGTCATCCGCAGCGAGATGGCGGACGTCTCCGTCGAGACGGTGCTCAACCTCGCCGCCTTCGACCTGGACCAGGCGCTCGAGCGTCGTCCCACCTTTCTCGAGCCGGAGTACCCGTTCGAATGGACTGGCGTCTATTCGCTCGACACCGGCCGCTACGAACTCAGCCTGGCCGAGGGACCTGATCCGGCGATGTCTCTCGTCATCGTGCCGGACCTGGGCACGGATGACTCCGCACTTCGTGAAGGTGCCGAGTGGTGTGTGCGTCGGTACGCCGAACCCGCGGACGACATTCGTCCGGGGGACGAGATTCCGGTCGGAAAGCACCTGAACCTCCTGCTTGACTCCCCGGGACGCAAGTCGTTCTTCCTGGAAGTCGATACGCAGGTGAGGGTCGGGCTCTACGCCCAGCACACCGCGGAGGAGTTCGACCTGCAACTGAGGAGTGCGAATGGAGCGGCAGTCGGGCCAAACGGCAGTCCGCCCTCCGGGCCGGCGACCCCCACGGGGAACGGCGCCCCCCACCTCAACGGAGTGATTCCCCCCGAGGTCGAGCGAACCTGGGTCGCGCAGCATGAGCACGACGACGAAGTGGGCTCGATCGCAATCGAGACGGAGGGCGACGTCGACCCCGGCAGGCTCAACGCGTGGCTTGGCCAACTGCTCCGCGAACGCGGGGTGGACATCTTTCGAATGAAGGGGTTCATCAGCCTGGCAGGCGAGTCGCGTCGCTTCGTCTTCCAGGGAGTTCACATGCTCTTCGACGGACAGCCAGATCGTCCATGGGGTGACACGCCCCGCCGCAATCAGCTCATCTTCATTGGCCGCAACCTCGACGAGCGGTCGATGCGGCTGGGATTCGAGGCATGCCTGATCTGA